Proteins co-encoded in one Hymenobacter swuensis DY53 genomic window:
- a CDS encoding PhoX family protein, translating into MYLNRYAFVPKLPALLLLVLLGACNDSENESDPTSEVELKAHSVNPALVKALPGFESLEILPLISSDDVLPESPNFIFGAQPDGSGLLKNPNGEGYILINNHEIMFSVSRVYLDKTFKPTKGEYILDGDGGNFRLCSATLATPEEHGFGPMFLTAGETDGESMVHALDPLGAVNKKDRTRMKPALGKGSMENAVPLPKDAFPGKTVILIGEDESSRVGAGQLIAYVSNTVGDLDNGKLYVLKRTSADPIETSMVAGQQYDVEFVEIENAKTLTGAQIAAQTVAKSAIQFARVEDVDYRKGGNGAGREVYFTATGVSQSDKVTPVTGFTMWGRVYKLTMQADNVLKGKLEIAVDGAADPGNSIVNPDNLCVTQDFVYVQEDGDSYYTNNKHDGRVWQYGMSSKQLKPMLEMNHRRTDATFNAKYNKSNDQRLSSWEYGAMQDISDLVGVPNTFLLNLHPHTWQDDKYLNADGSAETRNKNKEGGQVVIVRGVQR; encoded by the coding sequence ATGTATCTTAACCGCTACGCCTTTGTACCCAAGCTGCCGGCCCTGCTGCTGCTGGTCCTGCTAGGAGCCTGCAACGACTCCGAAAACGAATCGGACCCGACTTCTGAGGTAGAGTTGAAGGCCCACTCTGTAAACCCGGCTCTGGTGAAGGCCCTGCCCGGTTTCGAGAGCCTGGAAATCCTGCCTCTTATCAGCTCCGACGATGTGCTGCCGGAGTCGCCCAACTTCATCTTCGGAGCCCAGCCCGATGGCTCGGGGCTGCTGAAAAACCCCAACGGGGAAGGCTACATCCTCATCAACAACCACGAAATCATGTTCTCGGTTTCCAGGGTGTACCTCGACAAAACCTTCAAACCCACGAAGGGCGAGTACATTCTGGACGGCGACGGCGGCAACTTCCGCCTGTGCTCGGCCACGCTGGCCACGCCTGAGGAGCACGGCTTTGGCCCGATGTTCCTGACCGCCGGCGAAACCGACGGCGAAAGCATGGTGCACGCCCTCGACCCGCTGGGTGCAGTGAACAAGAAGGACCGCACCCGCATGAAGCCGGCCCTGGGTAAGGGCTCGATGGAAAACGCGGTACCGCTGCCTAAAGACGCCTTCCCTGGCAAAACCGTCATTCTTATCGGCGAAGACGAAAGCAGCCGGGTGGGTGCCGGCCAGCTGATTGCCTACGTGAGCAATACCGTGGGCGACCTGGACAACGGCAAGCTGTACGTGCTCAAACGCACCAGCGCCGACCCCATTGAAACGAGCATGGTCGCCGGCCAGCAGTACGATGTGGAATTTGTGGAAATCGAAAACGCTAAAACCCTGACCGGGGCTCAGATTGCCGCGCAAACCGTAGCCAAGAGTGCCATTCAGTTTGCCCGCGTGGAGGATGTAGACTACCGTAAGGGCGGCAACGGGGCCGGCCGCGAGGTATACTTCACGGCCACCGGCGTCAGCCAGTCGGATAAGGTGACGCCCGTGACCGGCTTCACCATGTGGGGTCGCGTGTACAAGCTGACCATGCAGGCGGATAACGTGCTGAAAGGCAAGCTGGAAATAGCCGTGGATGGCGCCGCCGACCCCGGCAACAGCATCGTGAACCCCGATAACCTGTGCGTAACCCAAGACTTTGTGTACGTGCAGGAAGACGGCGACTCGTACTATACCAACAATAAACACGATGGCCGGGTGTGGCAGTATGGCATGAGCAGCAAGCAGCTGAAACCCATGCTGGAAATGAACCACCGCCGTACCGATGCCACCTTCAACGCCAAGTATAACAAGAGCAACGACCAACGCCTCAGCTCCTGGGAGTATGGGGCCATGCAGGATATTTCCGACCTCGTGGGCGTGCCCAATACGTTCCTGCTGAACCTGCACCCCCACACCTGGCAGGACGATAAATACCTGAATGCCGACGGCTCCGCCGAAACCCGCAACAAGAACAAGGAAGGCGGGCAGGTAGTCATCGTGCGCGGCGTGCAGCGCTAG
- a CDS encoding choice-of-anchor I family protein, whose translation MRPLLLSGPKIGLFLLTACTAPAAAQSLRQGFESSATDTWGFVATPATYNFPSLTDIWAPVATVGTTGSNGVQAVPSAGALLWGMQDLQNPVTNDLAVWHYLDFTPVAVQSGATAANQVSFKFFSNGFDASDSLAYAVVFDNGTNWPAPKTYTQLSKDTRAYQTVTVAVPATATHVRLRLAAKQNGDDWAAWDEVELGRTTTTPPAVVPSLSLASATAVVNENAGTVSIPVSITNPSATTATTVELALVPGLGTATAGADFTYAATQTLTFPAIANGTQTLTIPLTDDALTEGAEYFTLRLQNPTNGTLTAGATEVLVYIKDNESAAPTQTRNLTLNRLGSYQNGAAGTNSAEIVAHDPSTQRLYVANSIGGKLDILSLGAAGGLTAVASIDIRPYGGINSVAVRDGVVACAIENTDPQQNGSVVFFDQNGAFLKQVTVGALPDMITFSPDGKLLITANEGEPKSDYSVDPEGSVSVIDYSGRVAGVTQASVTTVGFAGYNGQAAALRQQGIRLYGGTAAAPSTVAQDFEPEYVAVSANSQLAYITLQENNAIATLDLTTKQFTALRPVGYQDHAQAGFALDASDQTPDVLLANWPIKGMRLPDALATFEVAGQHYLLTANEGDAREYSALTEAVRLSDAGYVLDATRFPQAALLKNAQVLGRLNVTNKLGDTDGDGDFDEIYAFGGRSFSIFNATSGALVHDSGDLLERLTSTDATYGAIFNASNTTGTPARKNRSDDKGPEPEGVTTGMIRDTTYAFVSLERIGGVAVFNVNDPAQPKLVQYVNNRSLTAGTGDQGPEGIVFIAGSNSPTGQPLLLLANEISSTVSVYDIRTRGPLTSTAQARNAAPLQLYPNPTQGRVQLSRPVSGTLHDALGRPVRTLRKVSQLETAGLAPGVYVLRAEDGASSKLVVR comes from the coding sequence ATGCGCCCACTACTACTTTCCGGCCCGAAAATCGGCCTGTTTCTGCTGACGGCCTGCACCGCTCCGGCGGCCGCGCAAAGCCTGCGGCAGGGCTTTGAAAGCTCCGCCACCGACACGTGGGGCTTCGTGGCTACGCCGGCTACCTACAACTTCCCCAGCCTCACCGATATCTGGGCGCCGGTAGCCACTGTGGGTACCACCGGCAGCAACGGCGTGCAGGCGGTGCCCTCCGCCGGGGCGCTGCTCTGGGGTATGCAGGACCTGCAGAATCCCGTCACCAACGACCTGGCCGTGTGGCACTATCTGGATTTTACGCCGGTAGCTGTTCAGAGCGGCGCTACGGCTGCCAATCAGGTGTCGTTTAAATTCTTCAGCAACGGGTTTGATGCCTCCGACTCCCTGGCCTACGCCGTGGTGTTCGACAACGGCACCAACTGGCCCGCTCCCAAAACCTACACCCAGCTCAGCAAAGACACCCGCGCCTACCAGACCGTAACCGTGGCCGTGCCTGCTACCGCCACCCATGTCCGGCTGCGCCTGGCCGCCAAGCAGAACGGCGACGACTGGGCCGCCTGGGACGAAGTGGAGCTGGGCCGCACGACCACCACGCCTCCCGCAGTAGTGCCCTCGCTCAGCCTGGCTTCGGCTACGGCCGTGGTAAACGAAAACGCGGGCACCGTGAGTATTCCGGTGAGCATCACCAACCCCTCGGCTACTACGGCTACTACCGTGGAGCTGGCCCTGGTGCCCGGCCTAGGCACCGCCACGGCCGGAGCTGATTTCACCTACGCCGCCACGCAGACGCTGACGTTCCCGGCCATTGCCAACGGGACGCAGACGCTGACCATCCCGCTGACGGATGACGCCCTGACCGAAGGCGCGGAGTACTTCACGCTGCGCCTGCAGAACCCTACCAACGGCACGCTCACGGCCGGCGCGACGGAGGTGCTGGTGTACATCAAGGACAACGAAAGCGCCGCGCCCACCCAAACGCGTAACCTTACGCTCAACCGCCTGGGCTCGTACCAGAACGGCGCGGCGGGCACCAACTCGGCCGAAATTGTGGCCCACGACCCCAGCACCCAGCGCCTGTACGTGGCCAACTCCATCGGAGGCAAGCTCGATATTCTGAGCCTGGGTGCGGCCGGTGGGCTGACGGCCGTGGCTTCCATTGATATCCGGCCCTACGGCGGTATCAACTCGGTGGCGGTGCGCGACGGGGTGGTAGCCTGCGCCATCGAAAACACGGATCCTCAGCAGAACGGCTCGGTGGTATTCTTCGACCAGAACGGCGCGTTTCTCAAGCAGGTGACGGTGGGAGCTTTGCCCGACATGATTACCTTCTCGCCGGACGGCAAGTTGCTTATCACGGCCAACGAGGGTGAGCCGAAGTCGGACTACTCCGTGGACCCCGAGGGCTCGGTGTCGGTGATTGATTATAGCGGGCGCGTAGCCGGTGTTACGCAGGCCAGCGTGACCACCGTGGGCTTTGCCGGCTACAACGGGCAGGCCGCCGCGCTGCGCCAGCAGGGCATCCGCCTGTACGGGGGCACGGCCGCCGCGCCCAGCACCGTTGCCCAGGATTTTGAGCCCGAGTACGTGGCTGTGTCGGCCAACTCGCAGCTGGCCTACATCACGCTGCAGGAAAACAATGCCATTGCTACCCTGGACCTGACGACCAAACAGTTCACCGCGCTACGGCCGGTGGGTTACCAGGACCACGCCCAGGCTGGGTTCGCGCTGGATGCTTCCGACCAGACCCCGGATGTGCTGCTGGCTAACTGGCCCATTAAAGGCATGCGCCTGCCTGATGCGCTGGCTACGTTTGAAGTAGCCGGCCAGCACTACCTGCTAACGGCCAACGAGGGCGACGCCCGCGAGTACTCGGCCCTGACCGAAGCCGTGCGCCTCAGCGACGCTGGGTACGTGCTCGACGCCACGCGCTTCCCGCAGGCCGCGCTGCTCAAGAACGCCCAGGTCCTGGGCCGCCTCAACGTCACCAATAAGCTCGGGGACACCGACGGGGACGGGGACTTCGACGAAATCTACGCCTTTGGGGGCCGCTCGTTCAGCATCTTCAACGCCACGTCCGGCGCGCTGGTGCATGACAGCGGCGACCTGCTGGAGCGCCTGACCAGCACCGATGCCACGTACGGAGCCATCTTCAACGCCAGTAACACCACCGGCACCCCCGCCCGCAAGAACCGCTCCGACGATAAAGGCCCCGAGCCCGAGGGCGTAACGACGGGCATGATTCGGGACACGACGTACGCGTTTGTGTCGCTGGAGCGGATTGGGGGCGTGGCCGTATTCAACGTGAACGACCCTGCCCAGCCCAAACTGGTGCAGTACGTGAACAACCGCAGCCTCACGGCCGGCACCGGCGACCAGGGCCCCGAGGGCATCGTGTTCATTGCGGGCTCGAACAGCCCCACCGGCCAGCCGCTGCTGCTGCTCGCCAATGAAATCAGCAGCACGGTATCGGTGTACGATATCCGGACGCGCGGCCCTCTGACGTCCACGGCCCAGGCCCGCAATGCGGCCCCATTGCAGCTCTACCCCAACCCCACGCAGGGCCGGGTGCAGCTGAGCCGCCCCGTATCGGGCACGCTGCACGATGCGCTGGGCCGCCCGGTACGCACCCTCCGCAAGGTCAGCCAGCTGGAAACGGCCGGGCTGGCCCCGGGCGTCTACGTACTCCGCGCCGAGGATGGGGCCAGTTCCAAACTGGTAGTGCGGTAG
- a CDS encoding GH1 family beta-glucosidase codes for MLPPAFYPASAPTTFSRSDFGADFRWGVSAAAYQTEGAWNTDGKGPSIWDEFVRRRGRIKRGETAEISADFYHRWPQDLDLLNQMGIDDFRFSVAWARVLPEGKGIVNQKGIDFYSRLVDGCLTRGITPWLTAYHWDLPLALQQLGGWTNRSVVGWFTDYVELLAARLGDRVQHWMVLNEPMVFTGAGHLLGVHAPGRRSLGGFLAATHHATLAQAEGGRALRAALPATARIGTTFSCSYLTPARPGLARDERATRRADALLNRLFVEPALGLGYPVADLPLLNWLDRYHQPGDEDRLPFAFDFLGVQNYTREVVQHAPYVPLLWARLVGAAARGVPFTDMGWEVYPESLYYMLRQFAAYPNAPRLLVTENGAAFPDQLNLMGSVPDAARQAYLQACIGQVLRARQEGVPVEGYFAWSFTDNFEWAEGYAPRFGLVHVDYETQRRTIKDSGHWYGRFLAGEQVRLPR; via the coding sequence ATGCTTCCTCCCGCTTTTTATCCTGCCTCTGCACCAACTACTTTTTCCCGTTCCGACTTTGGGGCTGACTTCCGGTGGGGCGTATCGGCGGCGGCCTACCAAACGGAGGGCGCCTGGAACACGGACGGCAAAGGCCCTAGCATCTGGGATGAGTTTGTCCGTCGGCGGGGCCGGATTAAGCGGGGTGAAACAGCCGAAATTTCGGCTGACTTTTACCACCGCTGGCCGCAGGACCTGGACTTGCTAAACCAAATGGGTATAGATGATTTCCGGTTTTCAGTGGCATGGGCGCGTGTTTTACCGGAGGGAAAGGGTATTGTTAACCAAAAGGGAATAGATTTTTATAGCCGGTTGGTAGACGGCTGCCTCACGCGTGGCATCACCCCCTGGCTTACAGCCTACCACTGGGACCTGCCTCTGGCGCTGCAACAGTTGGGCGGGTGGACCAACCGCAGCGTGGTGGGCTGGTTTACGGATTACGTGGAACTGCTGGCCGCTCGGCTCGGTGACCGGGTGCAGCACTGGATGGTCCTCAACGAACCGATGGTATTCACCGGGGCCGGGCACCTGCTGGGCGTGCATGCGCCGGGCCGGCGGAGTCTGGGCGGGTTTCTGGCGGCTACCCACCACGCCACGCTGGCGCAGGCCGAAGGGGGCCGGGCCCTGCGCGCGGCCCTGCCCGCTACGGCCCGCATCGGTACCACGTTTTCCTGCTCCTACCTCACGCCCGCCCGGCCTGGGCTGGCCCGGGACGAGCGCGCCACCCGCCGGGCCGATGCCCTGCTCAACCGCCTGTTCGTGGAGCCGGCCCTGGGGCTGGGCTACCCCGTGGCCGATTTGCCCCTGCTTAACTGGCTGGACCGTTACCACCAGCCCGGCGACGAGGACCGGCTGCCGTTTGCCTTCGACTTTCTGGGGGTGCAGAACTACACCCGCGAAGTAGTGCAGCATGCTCCCTACGTGCCGCTGCTATGGGCGCGGCTGGTGGGCGCCGCCGCCCGGGGCGTGCCGTTCACGGACATGGGCTGGGAGGTGTATCCTGAAAGCCTTTACTATATGCTGCGGCAGTTTGCCGCCTACCCCAACGCGCCGCGCCTGCTGGTCACCGAAAACGGCGCGGCTTTCCCCGACCAGCTTAACCTCATGGGAAGCGTCCCGGACGCGGCCCGGCAGGCCTATCTGCAGGCCTGTATCGGGCAGGTACTGCGGGCCCGGCAGGAGGGAGTACCCGTCGAGGGCTACTTCGCCTGGTCATTCACCGATAACTTCGAGTGGGCCGAGGGCTACGCGCCCCGCTTTGGCTTGGTGCATGTCGACTACGAAACCCAGCGGCGCACCATAAAAGACTCCGGCCACTGGTACGGGCGGTTTCTGGCGGGGGAGCAGGTCCGGCTGCCACGCTGA
- a CDS encoding glycosyltransferase family protein, with the protein MRILYAIQGTGNGHLSRALDIVPLLQQRAERVDVLVSGPPADIELPFSVRYRCHGLGFVFGKKGGINFVKTFWQLNSKAFLRELRDLPVEMYDLVISDFEPVSAWACRRRGVPCVALSHQAAVLSEYAPEPRVPDPVGRAVLRHYAPTTWQYGFHFQPYEPHIHTPVIRRQVRELTVHHESHYTVYLPAFDEATLVSRLRYLSRAVRWEVFSKHSRQESEHGNVRVRPVSGAAFTDSLARSAGVLCGAGFETPAEALYLGKKLLVVPMKQQYEQACNATALAHMGVPVVRNLKDKSLAVLDHWLQYGRPVAVEYPDETASILDKLLLEAGRVAGGEAVKGQVADFWV; encoded by the coding sequence ATGCGCATACTATATGCCATTCAGGGCACCGGCAACGGGCATCTGAGCCGGGCCCTGGATATTGTACCACTGCTGCAGCAGCGGGCCGAACGGGTAGATGTGCTGGTGAGCGGCCCGCCGGCCGATATTGAACTGCCCTTTTCCGTCCGCTACCGGTGCCACGGGCTGGGCTTTGTTTTTGGGAAGAAGGGGGGCATCAACTTCGTAAAAACCTTCTGGCAGCTCAACTCCAAGGCGTTTCTGCGCGAGCTGCGTGACTTGCCGGTGGAAATGTACGACTTGGTTATCAGTGATTTTGAGCCGGTTTCGGCCTGGGCGTGCCGGCGGCGCGGCGTGCCCTGCGTGGCCCTGAGCCATCAGGCCGCAGTGCTGAGCGAATATGCCCCCGAGCCCCGTGTGCCCGACCCTGTGGGCCGGGCCGTGCTGCGTCACTACGCGCCGACAACTTGGCAGTATGGCTTCCATTTCCAGCCCTACGAGCCGCACATTCACACGCCCGTTATCCGGCGGCAGGTGCGCGAGCTTACGGTCCACCACGAAAGCCATTATACCGTGTATCTGCCCGCTTTTGATGAAGCTACGCTGGTTAGCCGGCTGCGCTATCTTAGCCGCGCGGTGCGCTGGGAAGTATTCAGTAAGCACAGCCGGCAGGAGTCGGAGCACGGCAACGTGCGGGTGCGCCCGGTCAGCGGAGCCGCCTTCACCGATAGCCTGGCCCGGAGCGCGGGCGTCCTGTGCGGGGCCGGTTTCGAAACCCCGGCGGAGGCATTGTACCTCGGGAAAAAGCTGTTGGTAGTGCCCATGAAACAGCAATACGAACAGGCCTGCAACGCGACGGCCCTGGCCCACATGGGGGTGCCGGTAGTACGTAACCTCAAAGACAAGTCATTGGCTGTCCTCGACCACTGGCTGCAATACGGCCGCCCCGTTGCAGTGGAGTATCCCGATGAGACGGCCAGTATATTGGATAAGCTGCTGCTGGAAGCGGGACGGGTAGCGGGTGGGGAAGCTGTGAAAGGGCAAGTGGCGGATTTCTGGGTGTGA
- a CDS encoding UDP-2,3-diacylglucosamine diphosphatase: MKQKTAKRRLDVCVISDVHLGTYGCHAPELLRYLKSVRPRELVLNGDIVDIWQFSKNYWPAAHMRVVRYLASLAAKGTRIHYLTGNHDELLRKFAGTRLGALRIDNKLVLELPHGRTWLFHGDIFDVTMRHSRWLARLGSHGYDLLILLNRLVNWGLTSLGRPRVALSKAVKDRVKSAVSLVSDFEQTAAAIAADRGYRYVACGHIHCPEIKELHTPQGPVTYLNSGDWVENLTALEYTAAAGWQLYRYHDDPRMQQPQPPEPAEPDAEDAAADAPAAALLADLLREIGMS, encoded by the coding sequence ATGAAGCAGAAAACCGCAAAGCGCCGCCTCGACGTGTGCGTGATTTCCGACGTCCACCTGGGTACTTACGGCTGCCATGCCCCCGAGCTGCTGCGCTACCTCAAAAGCGTGCGGCCCCGGGAACTGGTCCTCAACGGGGATATTGTGGACATCTGGCAGTTCAGCAAGAACTACTGGCCCGCCGCCCACATGCGGGTAGTGCGCTACCTGGCCAGTCTGGCCGCCAAGGGTACCCGGATTCATTACCTCACCGGCAACCACGACGAGCTGCTGCGCAAGTTTGCCGGCACCCGGCTCGGGGCCCTGCGCATCGATAACAAGTTGGTGCTGGAGCTGCCCCACGGCCGTACCTGGCTGTTTCACGGCGACATATTCGACGTAACCATGCGCCATTCGCGGTGGCTCGCCCGCCTTGGCAGTCACGGCTACGACTTGCTGATTCTGCTCAACCGCCTCGTGAACTGGGGGCTCACCAGCCTGGGCCGGCCACGGGTAGCGTTGTCGAAGGCGGTGAAGGACCGCGTGAAGAGTGCCGTAAGTCTGGTAAGCGACTTTGAGCAGACGGCCGCTGCTATTGCGGCCGACCGGGGCTACCGCTACGTGGCTTGCGGCCATATTCACTGTCCCGAAATAAAGGAGCTGCACACGCCACAGGGGCCGGTGACGTATCTGAACTCCGGCGATTGGGTGGAAAACCTGACAGCCCTGGAGTACACTGCTGCGGCCGGCTGGCAGCTCTACCGCTACCACGACGACCCCCGCATGCAGCAGCCCCAGCCCCCGGAACCTGCCGAACCCGACGCGGAGGATGCCGCCGCCGATGCCCCGGCCGCCGCGCTGCTGGCCGATTTGTTGCGCGAAATCGGGATGAGCTAA
- a CDS encoding NUDIX domain-containing protein codes for MHVTERKIVYNGHYKLSQLLVQDGEDVLKRERFEPGTAVAALVYHTGTRQYILTRQYRIGPEDEIVELAAGMVDGDEEPQAAIRREIHEELGYDVDRLELITRLLPSPGTSSEVITVFYAEVSHQSGQGGGLAEESEKIEAVPFTAEELGQARFEDAKTLVAVQWARLREAAN; via the coding sequence ATGCACGTCACGGAGCGAAAAATAGTCTACAACGGTCACTATAAACTCAGTCAGCTGCTGGTGCAGGATGGGGAGGACGTGCTGAAACGGGAGCGGTTCGAGCCCGGCACGGCCGTAGCGGCGCTGGTCTACCACACCGGCACCCGGCAGTATATTCTTACCCGCCAGTACCGCATCGGGCCCGAGGACGAAATAGTAGAGCTGGCCGCCGGCATGGTGGACGGCGATGAGGAACCGCAGGCCGCCATCCGCCGCGAGATTCACGAGGAGCTGGGCTACGACGTGGACCGGCTGGAACTCATCACCCGGCTGCTGCCCTCGCCTGGCACAAGTTCGGAAGTCATTACCGTGTTCTACGCCGAAGTCAGCCATCAGTCGGGGCAGGGGGGCGGGCTGGCCGAGGAAAGCGAAAAGATTGAGGCCGTGCCCTTCACTGCCGAGGAACTGGGGCAGGCGCGCTTCGAGGACGCCAAAACGCTGGTGGCAGTACAGTGGGCCCGCCTGCGGGAAGCCGCGAACTAG
- a CDS encoding DEAD/DEAH box helicase, whose amino-acid sequence MSFDELNLIEPILSALREEGYVTPTPIQQQAIPQVLEGHDLLGIAQTGTGKTAAFTVPILQILHQTAQVERHAPGRIRCLVLTPTRELAIQIGESFQAYGRHLPKLRSTVIFGGVGQHPQVQILKRGVEVLIATPGRLLDLMNQGFIDLRNIEVFVLDEADRMLDMGFIHDIKRILPKLPKQRQTLFFSATMPGQIQDLADTILRPNPVKVAVTPVSSTADTVTQAVYMVEKNDKADLLEHVLQDKNIRRVLVFTRTKHGADKVVRTLEKAGIEAEAIHGNKSQNHRQRALSNFKAGATRVLVATDIAARGIDVDELTHVINYEIPNEPESYVHRIGRTGRAGANGTALSFCDDEERAYFQDIQKLIRRQIPVVQNHPYTSSAVAPVPLSGGPAIKRPKGPAGRPARPGRGQQPAGSGRPEGQRSQGGQGGSGRSERPSGNSGREGQRGGHAAAGRPAGSSHPEGGSAGGAGRGGQRRFRGGGNR is encoded by the coding sequence ATGTCGTTCGACGAACTCAACCTGATTGAGCCTATCCTTAGCGCTTTGCGCGAGGAAGGCTACGTTACCCCCACGCCCATTCAGCAGCAGGCCATTCCGCAGGTGCTGGAAGGCCACGACCTGCTGGGCATTGCCCAGACGGGCACCGGCAAAACGGCCGCTTTCACCGTTCCCATTCTTCAGATTCTGCACCAGACGGCTCAGGTAGAGCGCCACGCACCTGGCCGCATCCGCTGTCTGGTCCTCACGCCCACCCGTGAGCTGGCCATTCAGATCGGGGAAAGCTTTCAGGCTTACGGCCGTCATTTGCCCAAATTGCGCTCCACCGTCATCTTCGGCGGCGTGGGCCAGCACCCACAGGTGCAGATTCTCAAGCGCGGCGTAGAGGTGCTCATTGCCACCCCCGGCCGCCTGCTCGACCTGATGAACCAGGGCTTCATCGACCTGCGCAACATTGAGGTATTCGTGCTGGACGAAGCCGACCGGATGCTGGACATGGGCTTCATCCACGACATCAAGCGGATTCTGCCCAAGCTGCCCAAGCAGCGCCAGACGCTGTTCTTCTCCGCCACTATGCCCGGTCAGATTCAGGACCTGGCCGACACCATTCTGCGGCCCAACCCGGTAAAAGTAGCCGTCACGCCCGTGTCGAGCACGGCCGATACCGTGACCCAGGCGGTGTATATGGTGGAGAAAAACGACAAGGCCGACCTGCTGGAGCATGTGCTACAGGACAAGAACATCCGTCGGGTGCTGGTTTTCACCCGTACCAAGCACGGGGCTGATAAGGTGGTCCGCACGCTGGAAAAGGCCGGTATTGAGGCCGAGGCCATCCACGGCAACAAGTCGCAAAACCACCGCCAGCGCGCCCTCAGCAACTTCAAGGCCGGCGCAACCCGCGTACTGGTAGCTACTGACATTGCCGCCCGGGGCATTGATGTGGATGAGTTGACCCACGTCATCAACTACGAAATTCCCAACGAGCCCGAGTCCTACGTGCACCGTATCGGCCGCACGGGCCGTGCCGGCGCCAACGGCACCGCCCTCTCCTTCTGTGATGATGAGGAGCGCGCCTACTTCCAGGACATCCAGAAGCTCATCCGCCGCCAGATTCCAGTGGTGCAGAATCATCCGTACACCTCCAGCGCTGTGGCCCCGGTGCCGCTTTCGGGCGGTCCGGCCATCAAGCGTCCGAAAGGTCCGGCCGGTCGCCCGGCGCGTCCGGGCCGCGGGCAGCAACCCGCCGGCTCGGGCCGGCCGGAAGGCCAGCGCAGCCAGGGTGGTCAAGGCGGCAGTGGCCGTAGTGAGCGGCCTAGCGGCAACTCGGGGCGGGAAGGACAGCGCGGCGGCCACGCGGCAGCGGGCCGGCCGGCGGGTTCCTCACACCCGGAAGGTGGCAGCGCCGGTGGGGCTGGCCGGGGCGGCCAGCGCCGCTTCCGGGGCGGCGGTAACCGCTAG
- a CDS encoding helix-turn-helix domain-containing protein, translating into MLDRIRELLTTRQLTSTQFADAIGVSRPVISHILSGRNKPSLEVVQKVLAAFPDVSVSWLLNGSGSMLEVQAVERVNRPPDAPRRRAAPDATPIPSLVAATAPVIAPAAAPEPAVLLVAASAPAPDPVLVPAALPEPATLPGQPALKQDPEPIGPPPASSVSNGVDIAQGLADPGKRIRRIVIFYQDGTFADYQPETTR; encoded by the coding sequence ATGCTTGACCGGATTCGAGAGCTGTTAACAACTCGTCAGCTTACTTCTACCCAGTTCGCGGATGCCATTGGTGTATCACGGCCGGTTATCAGCCATATCCTGAGCGGCCGCAATAAGCCCAGCCTGGAGGTAGTACAGAAGGTTCTGGCGGCCTTCCCCGATGTATCGGTGAGTTGGTTGCTGAATGGCAGTGGTTCGATGCTGGAAGTACAGGCTGTGGAGCGGGTAAATCGGCCGCCCGACGCTCCGCGTCGGCGTGCCGCTCCCGATGCTACTCCTATCCCGTCTTTAGTGGCCGCTACGGCCCCTGTTATAGCCCCTGCGGCCGCTCCAGAGCCCGCCGTACTCCTCGTTGCGGCCTCGGCACCTGCTCCGGATCCTGTTTTAGTGCCGGCTGCCCTGCCAGAGCCTGCCACTCTACCAGGGCAGCCGGCACTAAAACAGGATCCGGAGCCGATAGGCCCTCCCCCAGCTAGTTCAGTTTCCAACGGCGTGGATATAGCGCAGGGCCTGGCTGATCCGGGTAAAAGAATCCGCCGTATAGTAATCTTCTACCAGGACGGCACATTCGCGGACTACCAGCCCGAAACCACGCGGTAG